A stretch of the Halomonas sp. BDJS001 genome encodes the following:
- the aroC gene encoding chorismate synthase, whose amino-acid sequence MSGNTFGKLFTVTTFGESHGPALGAIVDGCPPGLALSEADLQHDLDRRRPGSSRHTTQRKEPDQVRILSGVFEGKTTGTAIGLLIENTDQRSNDYSKIKEQFRPAHADYTYHHKYGHRDYRGGGRSSARETAMRVAAGAIAKKYLAAQGVQVRGYMSQLGPIKIEFKQWESVGQNAFFCPDPERVAELEAYMDQLRRDQDSVGAEITVIAEGVPVGLGEPVFDRLDADLAHGLMSINAVKGVEIGAGFGCVAQRGSEHRDEMTPEGFLSNHAGGVLGGISSGQPIVARLALKPTSSITTPGRSIDIHGQAVEVITKGRHDPCVGIRATPIAEAMMAITLLDHWLRQRGQNGEVSVDTPRLTQR is encoded by the coding sequence ATGTCTGGCAATACCTTTGGCAAACTATTTACCGTCACAACGTTTGGTGAGAGTCACGGCCCTGCGCTAGGCGCGATCGTTGATGGCTGCCCGCCGGGGCTAGCGTTAAGCGAAGCCGATTTGCAGCATGATCTGGATCGCCGCAGGCCGGGCAGCTCACGGCATACCACCCAGCGCAAAGAGCCTGATCAGGTGCGTATCCTATCCGGGGTGTTTGAAGGTAAGACTACCGGCACCGCTATTGGCCTGTTGATTGAGAATACTGACCAGCGCTCCAACGACTACTCAAAAATCAAGGAGCAGTTTCGGCCAGCGCATGCGGATTACACCTACCACCATAAATATGGCCACCGGGACTATCGTGGTGGCGGGCGCTCCAGTGCCCGTGAAACTGCCATGCGGGTGGCTGCCGGAGCGATCGCCAAAAAGTATTTGGCTGCCCAAGGCGTACAGGTTCGCGGCTATATGAGCCAGCTGGGCCCGATCAAGATTGAGTTCAAACAGTGGGAGTCGGTGGGTCAAAATGCTTTTTTCTGCCCCGACCCGGAGCGCGTAGCCGAACTGGAAGCCTATATGGATCAGCTGCGCCGCGATCAGGACTCGGTAGGTGCTGAGATCACCGTGATTGCCGAAGGCGTGCCGGTAGGGCTGGGCGAGCCGGTGTTTGACCGCCTGGATGCTGATCTGGCGCATGGTTTGATGAGTATTAATGCGGTAAAAGGGGTTGAGATAGGTGCAGGGTTTGGCTGTGTCGCCCAGCGTGGCAGTGAACACCGTGACGAGATGACGCCCGAAGGCTTTCTCTCCAATCATGCCGGTGGCGTGTTAGGCGGTATCTCCAGCGGCCAGCCCATTGTGGCTCGCTTGGCGCTAAAACCGACGTCCAGTATCACCACGCCAGGGCGCTCTATTGATATCCATGGTCAGGCGGTGGAGGTGATTACCAAAGGGCGTCACGACCCCTGTGTGGGTATTCGCGCAACGCCCATTGCTGAGGCGATGATGGCGATTACGCTGTTGGATCACTGGCTGCGTCAGCGTGGACAAAATGGAGAGGTGAGCGTTGATACGCCGCGTTTAACCCAGCGCTAA
- the prmB gene encoding 50S ribosomal protein L3 N(5)-glutamine methyltransferase translates to MTTHLNVEHSHSTLSLSESSLVSQLFTLRDYLRWVSSEFYLAGLHYGHGTDSAWDEAVALCLGALHLPWNIDPSVLEARLLPVERQRIIALARERVTTRRPLPYLLGESFFAGHPFSVDERVLIPRSPIAELIEDGFAAWFPEEPPASVLDLCTGSGCIGIATALYLPTCEVALADISQDALAVARQNITRHDVGDRVRAMESDVFSGLEGRRFDLIVSNPPYVDARDLATMPAEFRHEPSLALGAGSDGLDIVRRILREAREHLTDGGWLIVEVGNSDRHVEAAFPDVPFLWLEFERGGQGVFALSAAELDAHAASFQ, encoded by the coding sequence GTGACCACGCATCTAAACGTTGAGCATTCACACTCAACCCTTTCCCTGTCGGAGTCGTCGCTGGTGAGCCAGCTGTTTACCCTACGCGACTACCTGCGCTGGGTCTCAAGCGAGTTTTATCTGGCGGGGCTGCACTATGGCCATGGCACTGACTCAGCCTGGGATGAGGCGGTGGCGCTCTGCTTAGGCGCGCTGCATCTGCCGTGGAATATTGACCCCAGTGTGTTAGAGGCGCGGCTGCTGCCCGTTGAACGCCAGCGCATTATTGCCCTGGCGCGGGAGCGGGTCACCACCCGTCGTCCGCTGCCTTATCTGCTCGGTGAGAGCTTCTTTGCGGGTCACCCGTTTAGCGTTGATGAGCGCGTACTGATACCGCGCTCGCCGATTGCCGAGCTGATTGAAGATGGCTTTGCCGCCTGGTTCCCCGAAGAGCCGCCCGCCAGCGTGCTGGATCTATGCACTGGCTCCGGTTGTATTGGCATTGCCACAGCCCTCTACTTACCCACTTGCGAAGTGGCGCTGGCCGATATCAGCCAGGATGCCCTCGCTGTGGCACGGCAAAATATTACCCGCCACGATGTAGGGGATCGGGTGCGAGCGATGGAGTCGGATGTCTTCAGCGGCTTGGAAGGTCGGCGTTTTGATCTCATCGTCTCCAACCCGCCCTATGTGGATGCCCGCGACCTGGCCACCATGCCTGCTGAGTTTCGCCATGAACCCTCGTTAGCGCTGGGGGCAGGTAGCGATGGCCTGGATATTGTGCGGCGCATACTGCGCGAAGCGCGGGAACACCTAACCGATGGGGGCTGGCTAATTGTAGAAGTCGGCAACTCTGATCGCCATGTGGAAGCAGCGTTTCCCGACGTGCCTTTCCTGTGGCTTGAATTCGAGCGTGGCGGCCAGGGCGTATTTGCTTTGAGCGCCGCTGAACTCGACGCCCATGCGGCGTCTTTCCAGTGA
- a CDS encoding Smr/MutS family protein produces the protein MTRRRHLPNDDDISAFRDALKAAGVRPIATNQADPGKPKRDDKAHEARRHAAIESSPPQSSGRTSDGRVEAVRPSEYLEFSVPDLPWRTFSQLKRGQTAWQAGLDLHGYTLEEARAELESFLRDSASQGLRCVLVVHGKAWGTTADFPVLKSHTNAWLREWPGVLAFCSAIDIDGGTGAVYILLRKRGQ, from the coding sequence ATGACGCGACGCCGCCACCTGCCTAATGATGACGATATCAGTGCCTTTCGCGACGCTTTGAAGGCGGCGGGGGTACGCCCTATCGCCACCAATCAGGCAGACCCTGGCAAACCAAAGCGCGACGATAAGGCCCATGAGGCGCGGCGCCATGCGGCAATAGAAAGCAGTCCCCCCCAATCCAGTGGACGCACCTCGGATGGCCGGGTGGAAGCCGTGCGCCCCTCCGAGTATCTTGAGTTCAGCGTGCCCGACTTGCCGTGGCGCACATTTAGCCAGTTAAAACGCGGCCAAACGGCGTGGCAAGCGGGGCTTGATCTGCATGGCTATACCCTGGAGGAGGCGCGTGCGGAGTTAGAGAGCTTTTTACGCGATTCGGCTAGCCAGGGTCTGCGCTGCGTACTGGTGGTGCACGGCAAAGCCTGGGGCACTACGGCGGATTTTCCTGTGCTCAAAAGCCATACCAACGCTTGGCTGCGGGAGTGGCCGGGAGTGCTGGCATTCTGCTCGGCCATCGATATTGATGGCGGCACCGGGGCGGTGTATATATTACTCCGCAAGCGGGGCCAATAG
- a CDS encoding patatin-like phospholipase family protein produces MNELAYLSSGKKVALVLGSGGARGYAHIGVIEALEARGFEIVAVSGCSMGAVIGGIYAAGKLPEYRDWVCQLDYLDVLKLVDVTWNSMGAMRASKVMSKLEALVGDILIEDLPIPVTTVATDLVRQREVWFQSGPLLQAIRASMAVPGVITPVHLGDQVLVDGGLLNPLPIMPMVAAHQADFVVAVNVTAHSPLPVTLEELLPKEEETADSRTQSEIDRDQRMGRWIGDVRAATQKLWAGLGANVDVANGEGDDEELEETTEARGKREWSKLDMILESFDITQAALAKYKVAGYPPDVLIEIPKTVCSTYEFYRGRDLIRLGRHLADEALERRMPSIASDATE; encoded by the coding sequence ATGAATGAATTGGCATATTTGAGTAGTGGCAAAAAGGTCGCACTGGTGCTGGGCAGCGGTGGCGCCCGCGGCTACGCCCATATCGGTGTGATTGAAGCGCTGGAGGCGCGAGGGTTTGAGATCGTTGCGGTATCCGGGTGTTCAATGGGCGCCGTGATCGGCGGTATTTACGCCGCTGGTAAGCTACCTGAATACCGCGACTGGGTGTGTCAACTCGACTACCTGGATGTGCTCAAACTGGTGGATGTCACCTGGAACTCTATGGGGGCGATGCGTGCCAGCAAAGTCATGAGCAAACTGGAGGCACTGGTCGGCGATATTCTCATCGAAGACCTGCCGATCCCCGTCACTACGGTAGCGACAGACCTGGTGCGACAGCGGGAAGTGTGGTTTCAAAGTGGCCCCTTGCTGCAGGCGATTCGTGCCTCCATGGCCGTACCGGGCGTTATCACCCCGGTTCATCTTGGCGATCAGGTGCTGGTGGACGGCGGGCTGCTCAACCCACTGCCGATCATGCCTATGGTCGCCGCCCACCAGGCGGATTTTGTGGTCGCAGTTAATGTGACTGCCCATAGCCCATTGCCGGTGACCTTAGAGGAGTTACTGCCTAAAGAGGAGGAAACCGCCGATAGTCGCACCCAAAGTGAGATCGACCGTGATCAACGCATGGGGCGCTGGATCGGCGATGTGCGCGCCGCTACGCAAAAACTGTGGGCAGGTCTTGGTGCTAATGTCGATGTCGCAAACGGGGAGGGCGACGACGAAGAGCTAGAGGAAACCACTGAAGCGCGCGGTAAGCGCGAGTGGAGCAAGCTAGATATGATTTTGGAGTCGTTTGATATTACCCAGGCGGCGTTGGCCAAATACAAGGTGGCAGGGTACCCGCCCGATGTGCTGATCGAAATCCCCAAAACGGTGTGTAGCACTTATGAATTTTACCGGGGCCGAGACTTGATTCGGCTTGGCCGTCATTTGGCGGATGAAGCGCTGGAGCGACGCATGCCCAGCATTGCGTCCGACGCAACCGAGTAG
- a CDS encoding ABC transporter permease, producing the protein MSDVNWRLAMRSLKRDLRAADVRALFIALVLAVAASTMIAFFLDRLERGLERQAGQMLGGDLVLEQRDPFSEELRERLESAGFVLSDQIDLVSMISRDGRFQPASLKAVDDVYPHYGVSYVDFGNGTEQIASGPPPGEAWADPRLMELVEIELGDRVQVGQTELTVSGIIEREADQSGGFGNFNPRLMMNTADVEATGLVQEGSRIEFEILAAGAPAALDQVQGLLAELRRDGVEVRDVRVDRPQLGNALQRAESYLGLAGLAAVLLAGVAVAMSTRRYVERHLDTAALLRCFGASQRQLVTIFTLQLLGLALVAAAIGALLGLLGQAVLIWLLVSFLPMTLPPPGLMPLGLGVFTALAVLVGFAGPTLLRIKQVSALKVLRRELDPLPPSAWLVVGVASVVFGGLLWLYSGSLPLAIGLLIGGALLLGVLWMISALLLNGLLRVVQRFSGSSEWSQALRLGGRQLARRRQAGLGQLLAFSVTFFAMAMIVLVRGDLLSTWQDQLPENTPNYFAINIQPSERDPFEAAVSPRVETQSTLYPMVRGRVIAINDQPPRDAVPPDARGDNSLRRELNLTWQSDVPEGNQVVAGEWFSAAQTEGDASRGWMGAVDATPQAAPVPISVEDGLAERLGLGIGDEMTFSVGSDEITTQITSLRSLNWDSFQPNFFVIFPPGVLEQFGHSYLTAFHLPEAEQGLIRELITDFPGVSLLNVDAILGQVRDVLAQVTRAVELVLALVLLAGISVLYAALTASLPMRAHESGLLRVFGAGSRMISRVQGAEYALLGFASGLMGAMLAELTSAVLYIYLLDLTPRLHLGLWVLLPIGGALLIGVIGHALSRGLRRQAPAASLGLLGEA; encoded by the coding sequence ATGAGTGATGTGAATTGGCGCTTGGCGATGCGCAGCCTTAAGCGAGATCTGCGCGCTGCTGATGTGCGTGCGCTGTTTATTGCCTTGGTATTGGCCGTGGCAGCCTCCACCATGATCGCGTTTTTTCTAGACCGTTTAGAGCGCGGTTTGGAGCGCCAGGCGGGGCAGATGCTGGGTGGCGACCTAGTGCTAGAGCAGCGTGATCCGTTTTCCGAGGAGCTGCGCGAACGTTTGGAGAGCGCGGGCTTTGTCCTTAGCGACCAGATAGATCTGGTATCGATGATTAGCCGCGATGGCCGTTTTCAGCCCGCCAGCTTAAAAGCCGTGGATGATGTCTACCCACACTACGGGGTCTCCTACGTCGATTTTGGCAATGGCACTGAGCAAATAGCCTCTGGCCCGCCGCCGGGAGAGGCATGGGCTGACCCGCGACTGATGGAGCTGGTCGAGATCGAGCTGGGCGACCGGGTGCAAGTGGGGCAAACCGAACTGACCGTTAGTGGGATTATTGAGCGCGAAGCGGATCAGTCCGGTGGGTTTGGTAATTTTAATCCGCGCCTGATGATGAACACGGCGGATGTCGAGGCCACGGGCCTGGTTCAGGAGGGCTCGCGGATTGAGTTTGAAATTTTAGCTGCGGGCGCTCCTGCAGCGCTGGATCAAGTGCAAGGGCTGCTGGCCGAGCTCCGCCGCGACGGGGTAGAAGTACGCGATGTGCGCGTTGACCGCCCCCAGCTAGGCAATGCATTACAACGAGCAGAAAGCTACCTGGGGTTAGCCGGTTTAGCGGCGGTGCTGCTAGCGGGCGTGGCCGTGGCAATGTCAACCCGCCGCTATGTGGAGCGTCACCTGGATACCGCTGCGCTGTTACGCTGCTTTGGTGCCAGTCAGCGTCAGTTAGTGACCATTTTTACCCTTCAGTTACTCGGTTTGGCACTGGTCGCGGCAGCGATCGGAGCGCTGCTTGGGCTGCTTGGCCAAGCGGTACTGATCTGGCTGTTGGTGAGCTTTCTTCCCATGACACTCCCGCCGCCGGGGTTAATGCCCCTAGGACTAGGAGTATTCACAGCCCTTGCTGTGTTAGTTGGCTTTGCAGGGCCAACGCTGCTGCGTATCAAACAAGTCAGCGCCTTAAAAGTACTGCGTCGTGAGCTTGATCCACTGCCGCCTTCGGCCTGGCTGGTCGTGGGCGTAGCAAGTGTCGTGTTTGGCGGGCTGCTTTGGCTCTACTCGGGCAGCCTGCCACTGGCAATCGGGTTGTTAATCGGTGGTGCGCTTTTGCTGGGTGTGCTGTGGATGATTAGCGCGCTGCTACTTAATGGCCTTCTACGTGTTGTGCAGCGATTCTCTGGGAGTAGTGAGTGGTCACAGGCGCTGAGACTCGGTGGCCGCCAGTTGGCGCGCAGGCGTCAAGCGGGGCTTGGGCAATTGCTGGCCTTTTCGGTCACCTTCTTTGCCATGGCAATGATTGTCTTGGTGCGCGGTGATTTGCTAAGCACCTGGCAGGATCAACTGCCCGAAAATACGCCCAACTATTTTGCTATCAATATTCAGCCCTCTGAGCGTGACCCCTTTGAAGCCGCGGTTTCGCCGCGAGTGGAAACCCAAAGCACCCTCTACCCGATGGTGCGTGGCCGAGTGATTGCTATTAATGATCAGCCGCCGAGAGACGCCGTACCGCCGGATGCGCGGGGCGACAACTCGTTACGCCGAGAACTCAACCTCACCTGGCAATCAGATGTGCCAGAAGGCAATCAAGTGGTGGCCGGCGAGTGGTTCTCAGCCGCGCAAACGGAGGGCGACGCAAGTCGAGGCTGGATGGGCGCCGTCGATGCCACGCCCCAAGCGGCCCCGGTGCCTATTTCGGTGGAAGATGGATTGGCTGAAAGGCTTGGTTTGGGGATTGGCGACGAGATGACGTTCTCGGTAGGTAGCGACGAAATCACTACCCAAATCACCAGCCTGCGCAGCCTGAATTGGGATAGCTTTCAGCCTAATTTCTTTGTCATCTTCCCGCCGGGCGTGCTGGAGCAGTTTGGCCATAGCTACCTTACCGCTTTTCATCTACCGGAGGCGGAGCAGGGGCTTATTCGGGAGTTGATCACCGATTTCCCCGGCGTCTCGTTGCTTAACGTGGATGCGATTTTAGGCCAGGTGCGGGATGTGCTCGCCCAGGTCACTCGGGCGGTAGAGCTGGTGCTCGCTTTGGTACTACTGGCAGGCATTAGCGTGCTGTATGCCGCGCTGACCGCAAGCCTTCCGATGCGCGCCCATGAAAGCGGTCTGCTGCGCGTATTTGGCGCAGGCAGCCGGATGATTTCGCGGGTTCAGGGGGCTGAATACGCGCTGTTGGGTTTTGCCAGTGGTTTGATGGGCGCGATGCTGGCAGAGCTAACCTCGGCCGTACTGTATATTTACCTGCTGGATCTCACCCCGCGTTTGCATCTGGGGCTATGGGTCTTACTGCCCATTGGCGGGGCGCTGTTGATCGGTGTCATTGGACACGCGCTTTCGCGAGGTTTGCGTCGTCAGGCACCGGCAGCCAGCCTGGGGCTATTGGGTGAGGCTTAG
- a CDS encoding ABC transporter ATP-binding protein, translated as MSSESPQGKRQPTTDNQAVNDVPLGAVRPPVLHADKLSKKVTSGERSLTILHDLSLSVAAGESVAILGKSGAGKSTLLGLLAGLDTPSDGELTLFGHALSRLDEDGRAALRAGRVGFVFQNFQLLPTLSALENVMLPLELSPRAGETHTAAQWLERVGLGERVNHLPKQLSGGEQQRVAVARAFVTDPELVFADEPTGNLDPDTGAQVIDLLFQLNREAGTTLILVTHDHALARRCDRCLRLDHGKLEAVLENIEPTAVSIDEDGR; from the coding sequence GTGTCAAGCGAGTCACCCCAGGGCAAGCGCCAGCCTACTACCGACAACCAAGCGGTTAACGATGTTCCCCTAGGCGCTGTTAGGCCGCCTGTACTGCACGCAGATAAGCTGTCTAAAAAAGTCACCAGTGGTGAACGCTCGCTCACCATCTTACACGACCTATCGCTGAGCGTAGCGGCGGGGGAGAGCGTCGCCATTTTGGGTAAAAGCGGCGCAGGTAAATCAACACTGCTGGGCCTGCTGGCCGGTCTTGATACTCCAAGTGACGGCGAGCTAACGCTATTTGGCCACGCGCTAAGCCGTTTGGATGAGGATGGGCGTGCAGCACTGCGTGCCGGACGCGTCGGCTTTGTGTTCCAGAACTTTCAACTGCTGCCCACTTTGAGCGCACTTGAAAACGTCATGCTGCCCCTTGAGCTGTCGCCCCGGGCTGGGGAGACGCATACCGCTGCTCAGTGGTTAGAGCGCGTGGGTCTTGGCGAGCGGGTGAATCACTTACCCAAACAGCTTTCCGGGGGCGAGCAGCAACGTGTTGCCGTAGCCCGTGCTTTCGTTACCGACCCTGAGCTGGTATTCGCCGATGAACCCACTGGCAATCTGGATCCTGACACTGGTGCGCAAGTCATTGATCTGCTCTTCCAACTTAACAGGGAGGCGGGCACCACGCTTATTCTGGTTACCCACGACCACGCTCTGGCGCGGCGCTGTGATCGTTGCTTGCGTTTAGATCATGGCAAGTTAGAAGCCGTACTTGAAAACATCGAGCCAACCGCAGTGTCGATTGATGAGGATGGGCGATGA
- a CDS encoding arylesterase, giving the protein MKRGIPVAWHGLNRMVTGWLVLLIVTVASPSINAEPVNADTGPTLLVMGDSLSAAYGIEREEGWVNLLAERLEGEVHVINASISGETTSGGLQRFSEIIGQRQPDIVLIELGGNDGLRGLPPNQMQANLASMIEQSQDAGAQVLLLGIDIPPNYGQAYRDAFTGVFYSLAEEYDVSLVPFLLADIALDDALMQSDGIHPTADAQPIILENVWPELEQLLEPLVERQLETTQQAATQ; this is encoded by the coding sequence ATGAAGCGTGGCATCCCTGTGGCATGGCATGGACTGAACCGTATGGTAACCGGATGGCTGGTGCTGCTGATAGTCACCGTTGCCTCACCGTCTATCAACGCAGAGCCTGTTAATGCAGACACTGGCCCCACCCTATTGGTGATGGGCGATAGTTTAAGCGCCGCGTACGGCATAGAACGTGAAGAGGGCTGGGTGAACCTGCTAGCAGAACGTTTAGAAGGCGAGGTGCACGTTATTAATGCCAGCATTAGCGGTGAGACCACATCCGGGGGTCTGCAAAGGTTCTCTGAGATTATCGGACAGCGGCAGCCGGATATTGTTCTTATTGAACTGGGCGGCAACGATGGGCTGCGCGGCTTACCACCCAATCAAATGCAGGCGAACCTAGCCAGCATGATTGAGCAGAGCCAGGATGCAGGTGCTCAGGTACTGCTACTGGGAATCGATATCCCGCCCAATTATGGCCAAGCGTACCGGGATGCCTTTACCGGTGTCTTTTACTCGCTGGCAGAAGAGTATGACGTCTCATTAGTACCCTTTTTACTTGCCGATATCGCCCTTGATGACGCGCTAATGCAGAGCGATGGCATTCATCCTACCGCCGATGCGCAGCCTATTATTTTGGAGAATGTGTGGCCCGAACTTGAACAACTTTTGGAGCCTCTTGTTGAGCGACAGTTAGAAACGACGCAGCAGGCAGCGACTCAATAA
- a CDS encoding transglutaminase-like cysteine peptidase, translated as MPAPSHHSPPAFSRRQFLATVGALWLGAGLGIHPTPAAAFDPQRLRQSMQQQYGRAGLSVLEEWFNLLQQLQNQDVQAKLRGVNDFFNRRIRWIDDIQVWGQEDYWATPLEAMGKGQGDCEDYSIAKYITLKQLGITSQYLRMIYVRARIGRSQITQAHMVLGYYSTPDAEPLVLDNIVPSITPASQRTDLDPLFSFNSDGLWAGGSSESRADPLARLSRWRNVIERMQTQGFI; from the coding sequence ATGCCTGCACCCTCTCATCACAGCCCTCCTGCATTCTCGCGTCGACAGTTCTTAGCAACAGTCGGCGCGCTTTGGTTAGGCGCAGGTCTTGGCATTCATCCAACGCCTGCCGCAGCGTTTGATCCACAACGCCTACGCCAAAGCATGCAGCAACAGTATGGGCGGGCTGGTTTGTCCGTATTAGAGGAGTGGTTTAACCTGCTTCAACAGCTACAAAACCAAGACGTTCAAGCCAAGCTGCGTGGGGTTAATGACTTCTTTAATCGCCGCATCCGGTGGATTGACGATATCCAGGTGTGGGGGCAAGAGGATTATTGGGCTACGCCTTTGGAAGCAATGGGTAAAGGCCAGGGAGATTGCGAGGATTACTCCATTGCCAAGTACATTACCCTTAAACAATTAGGCATTACTAGTCAGTACCTACGCATGATTTATGTCCGTGCGCGCATCGGGCGTAGTCAAATTACCCAAGCCCACATGGTGCTGGGCTATTACTCGACCCCGGATGCAGAACCGTTGGTGCTAGACAATATTGTACCGTCGATCACCCCTGCCTCTCAGCGGACTGATCTCGACCCACTGTTTAGTTTTAATAGCGATGGACTTTGGGCAGGTGGTTCTTCTGAATCCCGCGCAGACCCATTGGCTCGGCTATCACGCTGGCGCAACGTCATTGAACGTATGCAAACCCAGGGTTTCATTTAA